ATGGCGAAGAATTTGCCGATTTTATTGATCTTAATAGATTAGGTGGAATTATAGTAAAAGGCACAACACTTCATCATCGTGAAGGAAATGCTTATCCGCGAATGGCAGAAACACCTTCGGGTATGCTTAATGCTGTTGGTCTACAAAATAAAGGAGTTGACTATTTTATTGAACATATTTATCCAAGAATAAAACATTACGATTCTGCAATAATAGTTAATGTGTCTGGTTCTATTGTTGAAGATTATGTTGCAACTGCCGAAAAGCTTTCTTCTTTAGATAAAATTCCGGCAATTGAATTAAATATTAGCTGTCCAAATGTAAAAGAAGGTGGGATGGCTTTTGGAACATCATGTCCCGGTGCAAAAAGCGTGATTTCTGCAGTAAGAAAAGTTTATCCAGGATCATTAATGGTAAAACTTTCGCCTAATGTTACGAATATTGCTGAGATTGCTAAAGTAGCAGAAGACGAAGGAGCGGATTCTGTTTCACTTATA
This portion of the Bacteroidia bacterium genome encodes:
- a CDS encoding dihydroorotate dehydrogenase: MADLKVNIGRLELKNPVLTASGTFGYGEEFADFIDLNRLGGIIVKGTTLHHREGNAYPRMAETPSGMLNAVGLQNKGVDYFIEHIYPRIKHYDSAIIVNVSGSIVEDYVATAEKLSSLDKIPAIELNISCPNVKEGGMAFGTSCPGAKSVISAVRKVYPGSLMVKLSPNVTNIAEIAKVAEDEGADSVSLI